The Litorilinea aerophila genome window below encodes:
- the aroF gene encoding 3-deoxy-7-phosphoheptulonate synthase — protein sequence MIVVMKPNATETEIQNVIRKAESLGARTHPIYGQHRTVVALVGDLTRISRETFNAMDGVKETVRIQEPYKLTSRSTRPDDTIIELPGSDVRIGGNEVIVMAGPCSVESREQILETAHAVKEAGAKVLRGGAFKPRTSPYSFQGLGLKGLEYLAEAREQTGLPIITEVMTVEAVPMVAEYADILQIGARNMQNYGLLQAVGKVKRPVMLKRGISGTIEELLMCAEYIVSSGNNNVLLCERGIRTYETATRNTFDLNAVPVLKQATHLPVVADPSHGTGYRELVPAMARAAVAAGADALIIEVHPDPDNAMSDGRQSLDLNEFARLMDQLRRVAVAIDRTLGQPSNNGVVTPADLTAVA from the coding sequence ATGATCGTCGTAATGAAACCCAATGCCACCGAGACGGAGATTCAAAACGTCATCCGCAAGGCAGAGTCCCTGGGCGCCAGGACCCACCCCATCTACGGCCAGCACCGCACCGTGGTGGCCCTGGTGGGCGACCTGACCCGCATCAGCCGGGAGACCTTCAACGCCATGGACGGCGTGAAGGAGACGGTGCGCATCCAGGAGCCGTATAAGTTGACCAGCCGCAGCACCCGCCCCGATGACACCATCATCGAGCTGCCCGGCAGCGATGTGCGCATCGGCGGCAACGAGGTCATTGTCATGGCCGGCCCCTGCAGCGTGGAAAGCCGGGAGCAGATCCTGGAGACGGCCCACGCAGTCAAGGAGGCCGGCGCCAAGGTCCTCCGGGGCGGCGCCTTCAAGCCCCGCACCAGCCCCTACTCCTTCCAGGGCCTGGGCCTCAAGGGCCTGGAGTACCTGGCCGAAGCCCGAGAGCAGACCGGCCTGCCCATCATCACCGAGGTCATGACTGTGGAAGCGGTCCCCATGGTGGCCGAATATGCGGACATCCTCCAGATCGGTGCCCGCAACATGCAGAACTACGGCCTGCTCCAGGCGGTGGGGAAGGTGAAGCGGCCGGTCATGCTCAAGCGGGGCATCAGCGGCACCATCGAGGAACTCCTCATGTGCGCCGAGTACATCGTCAGCAGCGGCAACAACAACGTCCTGCTCTGTGAACGGGGCATCCGCACCTACGAAACCGCCACCCGCAACACCTTCGACCTGAACGCGGTGCCCGTGCTCAAACAAGCCACCCACCTGCCCGTGGTGGCCGACCCCTCCCACGGCACCGGCTACCGGGAGCTGGTGCCCGCCATGGCCCGGGCCGCCGTGGCCGCCGGCGCGGATGCCCTGATCATCGAAGTGCATCCGGACCCGGACAACGCCATGAGCGATGGCCGCCAGAGCCTGGACCTGAATGAGTTCGCCCGGCTGATGGATCAGCTCCGCCGGGTGGCCGTTGCCATCGACCGCACCCTGGGCCAGCCGTCCAACAACGGGGTCGTCACTCCGGCCGACCTGACGGC
- the pheA gene encoding prephenate dehydratase, whose amino-acid sequence MTIVAFQGEPGAYSEEAVRQHFGDQVETLPCRAFEHIFEAVEAGRADFGAVPVENSAAGSINKSYDLLLEHDLKVHGEILLRVRHNLLTLPGQAHKIREVRSHFQALAQCENFLNRHNYIAVPWYDTAGSAKDLAENPVEGVGVIASKLAAQHYNLEIVQEGIEDLRHNYTRFFVVGKGDAPRVENAKTSLVFAVPNIAGSLYEALGEFARRHINLTKLESRPRRNRPWQYVFYLDFEGHWQDPNAGEALLHLLNRAAFVKLLGSYPPASLENGEEEVTAQSQLLQI is encoded by the coding sequence ATGACCATCGTCGCGTTTCAGGGAGAGCCGGGCGCCTACTCCGAGGAGGCAGTCCGCCAACATTTCGGCGACCAGGTGGAGACCTTGCCCTGCCGGGCCTTTGAACACATTTTCGAAGCCGTAGAGGCAGGGCGGGCTGACTTCGGCGCCGTGCCGGTGGAGAACTCCGCCGCGGGGAGCATCAACAAATCCTACGACCTGCTGCTGGAGCACGACCTCAAGGTCCACGGGGAAATTCTCCTGCGGGTGCGCCACAACCTGCTCACCCTGCCCGGCCAGGCCCACAAGATCCGGGAAGTGCGCAGCCACTTCCAGGCCCTGGCCCAGTGTGAGAATTTCCTGAATCGCCACAACTACATCGCCGTGCCCTGGTACGACACGGCCGGCAGCGCCAAAGACCTGGCCGAAAACCCGGTGGAAGGGGTGGGCGTCATCGCCAGCAAGCTGGCCGCCCAACACTACAACCTGGAGATCGTCCAGGAGGGCATCGAAGACCTGCGCCACAACTACACCCGTTTCTTTGTGGTGGGCAAAGGGGATGCCCCCCGGGTGGAAAATGCCAAGACATCCCTGGTCTTCGCCGTGCCCAACATCGCCGGCTCCCTCTACGAGGCCCTGGGCGAGTTCGCCCGCCGTCACATCAACCTGACCAAGCTGGAAAGCCGCCCCCGGCGCAATCGCCCCTGGCAGTACGTCTTCTACCTGGACTTCGAAGGCCACTGGCAGGATCCCAACGCCGGCGAGGCGCTGCTCCACTTGCTGAACCGGGCCGCCTTCGTCAAGCTCCTGGGCAGCTATCCGCCCGCCTCCCTGGAAAATGGCGAGGAGGAGGTCACCGCCCAGTCCCAGTTGTTACAGATTTGA